Proteins from one Cryptomeria japonica chromosome 4, Sugi_1.0, whole genome shotgun sequence genomic window:
- the LOC131047440 gene encoding uncharacterized protein LOC131047440 translates to MLKDLVQKLLDGGVNPFHPDDEGKTALHYSAKGMAEKIIEGILIDRKQGVIIWEKASVGDKYGRNVLHVAVFLGRSRSFEFLLQGKRNMIDTKDRDGQSAIYYAVAGPHEKPSVLQRFLEAATIDPVFVTDFSQTTPLHVASARGNLKMVEELLSVISGEERKKNYVGSPYVMGQRALHKVASGGHWNVVEKLLEKGADPLKECDFDGKTALHFAAQADGEDAVQIAKLLLSNSESDKQRSFLLFASAGEMGLCSNSSLEECLQEETSKILEKNREREFALE, encoded by the coding sequence ATGCTGAAGGATCTCGTTCAAAAGCTACTGGATGGAGGAGTGAATCCTTTTCACCCAGACGATGAAGGAAAGACAGCACTTCATTATTCTGCCAAGGGAATGGCAGAAAAAATTATTGAAGGAATACTGATTGATAGAAAACAAGGAGTTATAATCTGGGAGAAAGCATCAGTGGGTGATAAATACGGAAGAAACGTGCTTCATGTTGCAGTTTTCCTTGGACGGTCTAGATCTTTTGAATTCCTGTTACAGGGTAAAAGAAATATGATAGATACCAAGGATCGTGATGGACAGAGTGCTATATATTATGCAGTTGCTGGACCTCATGAAAAACCCTCTGTTCTACAGAGATTTCTAGAAGCAGCAACTATAGATCCAGTTTTTGTAACAGATTTCAGCCAAACAACTCCTTTGCACGTGGCTTCTGCTAGAGGCAACCTAAAAATGGTGGAAGAGCTTCTTTCAGTGATTTCAGGAGAAGAGCGTAAGAAGAATTATGTTGGGTCACCATACGTGATGGGTCAAAGAGCACTGCACAAAGTAGCAAGTGGAGGCCATTGGAATGTTGTTGAAAAGCTTCTTGAGAAGGGAGCTGATCCGTTAAAAGAATGTGACTTTGACGGCAAAACAGCTCTGCATTTTGCGGCTCAAGCAGATGGTGAAGATGCCGTGCAAATAGCTAAGTTACTTTTGAGCAACAGTGAATCTGATAAACAGAGAAGCTTTCTTTTGTTTGCTTCTGCAGGTGAAATGGGTTTATGCTCCAATTCTTCGCTTGAGGAATGTCTTCAAGAGGAAACAAGTAAAATACTGGAAAAAAACAGGGAAAGAGAATTTGCTTTAGAGTAG